In the genome of Gloeotrichia echinulata CP02, one region contains:
- a CDS encoding ComF family protein — protein MSTWTKHFTGLLNLFLQSHCPLCERNTSNDICQYCERQLQKCSLKDPGIRWQDPIPVFSWGLYGGTLKRAIAVMKYENQSQIARPLGQWLGEAWLLNSPKLNSQVVVVPIPLHKSKLKQRGYNQAALIAQSFCQTTGLKLNLNGLERVRETKAQFGLSASERAKNLAAAFVVGQGFRRPDASVLLIDDIYTTGATAAAAVQTLRQCEISVLGLVAVATAVKDR, from the coding sequence ATGTCAACTTGGACTAAACATTTTACAGGGTTACTTAACCTGTTTCTCCAATCCCATTGTCCCCTGTGCGAAAGAAACACATCTAATGACATTTGTCAATATTGTGAAAGACAGTTGCAAAAATGTTCTCTAAAAGACCCTGGTATACGGTGGCAAGACCCTATACCAGTGTTTAGCTGGGGCTTGTATGGCGGAACCCTCAAACGGGCGATCGCCGTCATGAAATACGAGAATCAATCCCAAATCGCTCGCCCTTTGGGACAATGGTTAGGGGAAGCCTGGTTATTAAATTCACCAAAATTGAATTCCCAGGTTGTGGTTGTTCCCATCCCACTCCACAAAAGCAAACTAAAGCAACGTGGCTACAACCAAGCGGCATTAATAGCACAAAGCTTTTGCCAAACAACTGGGTTAAAATTAAACCTAAATGGTTTAGAAAGAGTCAGAGAGACTAAAGCGCAGTTTGGTTTATCTGCCTCTGAGCGAGCAAAAAACTTGGCTGCAGCTTTTGTTGTGGGACAAGGATTTCGCCGCCCAGATGCTTCGGTGCTGTTAATAGACGATATTTATACTACTGGTGCTACCGCAGCAGCAGCAGTGCAAACACTTCGTCAATGTGAAATTAGCGTCTTAGGATTAGTAGCTGTTGCTACTGCTGTCAAGGATCGATAA
- a CDS encoding PPC domain-containing protein: MISKAFAVGLKQIIIIPVTLLAIGITTRAAFAQNKLYSPIPLTTTGTELSDTLSDKDIPTGQGGFARDYAVKLNKGDNLAVDLSSENFDSIITLLAPDGSTLAENDDGPDGSSNSLLFTRIIETGTYIIRIRSFGETGVGNFKLKVTRLQPIK; the protein is encoded by the coding sequence ATGATAAGTAAAGCTTTTGCGGTGGGTTTGAAACAAATAATCATTATTCCTGTGACGTTACTGGCAATTGGCATCACGACAAGAGCCGCTTTTGCTCAAAATAAGTTATATAGTCCAATTCCCTTAACTACAACCGGTACAGAACTATCCGATACACTCTCAGATAAAGACATTCCCACAGGACAAGGCGGATTCGCCCGCGATTATGCCGTGAAGTTGAATAAGGGCGATAATCTAGCAGTTGATTTATCTTCAGAAAACTTTGACAGCATTATCACACTGCTAGCACCTGATGGCTCAACATTGGCAGAAAATGATGACGGTCCAGATGGTAGCAGCAATTCCCTATTGTTTACCCGCATCATAGAAACAGGTACTTATATCATTCGCATCCGGTCTTTTGGCGAAACTGGGGTGGGAAACTTTAAACTCAAGGTGACAAGGCTCCAGCCGATTAAGTGA
- a CDS encoding VOC family protein, with product MNLKLTHQRLLVSNYKDSFLFYRDVLGFALDWGDENSGYAEFDLGSIHLAVFTKDFMSQVVPNIDEPSPTTNQDKTILIFAVDNVDEVYQQLQEHNATIVTPPQDRPDWGIRTAHFRDPDGNLMEIYTNLGIVN from the coding sequence ATGAACCTTAAGTTAACACACCAGAGACTACTCGTCTCAAATTACAAAGATTCTTTTCTGTTTTACCGCGATGTCCTAGGGTTTGCTCTCGATTGGGGTGATGAAAATAGCGGTTATGCGGAATTTGATCTCGGGTCTATCCACCTGGCTGTATTCACAAAAGATTTCATGTCCCAAGTAGTCCCCAACATCGACGAACCTTCACCCACAACCAACCAAGACAAAACAATTTTAATTTTCGCAGTCGATAACGTCGATGAAGTATATCAGCAACTCCAAGAACACAATGCCACAATTGTAACGCCACCTCAAGACCGCCCAGACTGGGGAATCCGTACCGCTCATTTTCGCGATCCTGATGGGAATTTGATGGAAATCTACACCAATCTGGGTATCGTCAATTGA
- a CDS encoding GNAT family N-acetyltransferase produces MKATYRDFVIRDWCQSDRTKVAQVIHSVLSEYGLAWEPEGADQDVLQIEAYYLATGGEFWVIEQQNNVVGTGAYYPEHRTEKSVEIRKMYLLPSARGLGLGKYLLQQLETAIASRGYQQIWIETASVLATAVKLYESNGYKPATGVKTTRCDRVYLKYLHQP; encoded by the coding sequence TTGAAAGCTACCTACAGAGACTTTGTGATTCGTGATTGGTGCCAAAGCGATCGCACAAAAGTAGCTCAAGTCATCCATTCTGTATTATCAGAATACGGTTTGGCTTGGGAACCCGAAGGCGCAGACCAAGATGTACTGCAAATTGAAGCATATTACTTAGCAACCGGGGGCGAATTTTGGGTAATAGAACAGCAAAACAATGTGGTAGGTACGGGAGCATACTACCCAGAGCATCGCACAGAAAAATCTGTAGAAATCCGCAAAATGTATCTGTTACCCAGCGCCAGAGGTTTGGGATTAGGGAAATATTTGTTACAACAATTAGAAACAGCGATCGCATCCCGTGGTTATCAGCAAATTTGGATTGAAACCGCCAGCGTTTTAGCCACAGCAGTCAAACTCTATGAAAGCAACGGCTATAAACCAGCAACAGGAGTAAAAACAACACGCTGCGATCGCGTCTATTTGAAATACCTCCATCAGCCCTAA